A single region of the Xenopus laevis strain J_2021 chromosome 4L, Xenopus_laevis_v10.1, whole genome shotgun sequence genome encodes:
- the ddx59.L gene encoding probable ATP-dependent RNA helicase DDX59 isoform X2: MFLPRAVKRRLEGETSVGKRSALLKGQSPAPDSLAASQPEPPLLMPLSHPTQLDSYVASSAFTSLIPAVFTTAQSSLTSSLNPTPSLTPAPTSAPSLAPAPTSAPSLAPAPTSAPSLAPAPTSAPSLTPAPSSKLPIPLAPTSTQSFTPAPISPSPSVATSTPSISCAAKAASPSKSVKLPPLVTPTEDAEEEAVKSYSKSQRWPFPGDPLCVICGRYGEYICDQTDHDVCSLECKAMDILQASGAASTPLVFPDKATNSSPLLYSTAGPLSNSVVTSEISSCQNIEEDSSQLTTHNHAMPYTYREHEFISQLSPEQIDHLRQQLSLLVQGNEVCKPIMEFDHCQFPPVLSSNIKAAGYEVPTPIQMQMIPVGLMERDILASADTGSGKTAAFLLPAIIRCLEKDSPAALILTPTRELAVQIEGQAKELMRGIPHMRTALLVGGMPLPPQIHRLKQGVQVIIATPGRLLEIINQDCVNLGDLKILIVDEADTMLKMGFQQQVLDILEHASHDHQTILVSATIPAGIEAFTKQLLQDPVRITVGEKNQPCSNVRQIVLWVEEPSKKKKLFEILNDSKLFQPPVLVFVDCRLGADLLSDAICKITGLECVAMHSDKSQMERMKILQGLLQGEYDVVVSTGVLGRGLDLVNVKLVVNFDMPPSMDEYVHQIGRAGRLGHRGTAITLINRNNRSLFWDLVKRVQPTGSLLPPQLLNSPYLQEQKKVDERGRRDKEKVVTGDQILDLIRKHDRRKSQK, encoded by the exons ATGTTCCTGCCCCGAGCTGTGAAACGACGGCTGGAAGGGGAGACATCTGTAGGGAAAAGATCCGCTCTGCTAAAGGGACAATCCCCTGCACCCGATTCTCTAGCTGCCTCTCAGCCCGAGCCACCCTTACTTATGCCTCTTTCTCATCCAACCCAACTGGACTCATATGTAGCTTCCTCTGCTTTCACGTCTCTGATACCCGCTGTTTTTACTACTGCCCAATCGTCACTCACCTCATCTCTCAACCCTACCCCATCTCTCACACCTGCACCCACTTCTGCTCCATCGCTCGCACCTGCACCCACTTCTGCTCCATCACTCGCACCTGCGCCCACTTCTGCTCCATCTCTCGCACCTGCGCCCACTTCTGCTCCATCTCTCACACCTGCACCCTCTTCTAAGCTACCCATTCCATTAGCACCCACATCTACCCAATCCTTCACACCTGCACCCATTTCTCCCTCACCATCTGTAGCCACCTCCACTCCATCCATATCTTGTGCTGCCAAGGCTGCTTCTCCCTCCAAATCTGTCAAACTCCCACCGTTAGTCACTCCTACAGAGGATGCTGAGGAAGAAGCAGTCAAGTCATACAGTAAAAGTCAACGCTGGCCGTTTCCTGGGGATCCATTGTGTGTTATCTGTGGAAGATACGGAGAGTATATATGTGATCAGACGGACCATGACGTGTGCAGCTTAGAGTGCAAAGCCATGGACATTTTGCAGGCTTCTGGGGCAGCCAGCACCCCACTTGTTTTCCCAGACAAGGCCACTAACTCATCACCTTTATTGTATTCAACTGCTGGCCCTTTGAGTAATTCAGTTGTCACCAGTGAAATATCCTCATGCCAAAATATTGAAGAAGATAGTTCACAACTGACAACACACAATCATGCAATGCCTTACACCTACAGGGAACATGAGTTCATCTCCCAGTTAAGCCCTGAGCAGATTGACCACCTGAGACAGCAGCTTAGCTTGTTAGTACAAGGGAATGAGGTGTGCAAGCCAATCATGGAGTTTGACCACTGTCAGTTTCCTCCTGTACTCAGCTCTAACATAAAGGCGGCAGGCTATGAAGTGCCTACTCCTATTCAGATGCAGATGATCCCAGTTGGGCTTATGGAAAGAGATATTTTGGCAAGTGCAGATACAGGTTCTGGCAAAACTGCAGCATTTCTGCTTCCAGCTATAATTCGATGCCTTGAGAAG GATTCTCCAGCTGCACTGATTCTCACACCCACAAGAGAACTGGCTGTGCAGATAGAGGGACAGGCCAAAGAATTGATGCGTGGGATTCCTCACATGAGAACTGCTCTGCTTGTGGGTGGGATGCCTCTGCCACCTCAGATACACCGTCTTAAACAAGGTGTACAG GTTATAATAGCCACGCCGGGGAGACTTCTAGAAATTATTAACCAGGATTGTGTGAATCTTGGTGATTTAAAGATTCTGATTGTGGATGAG GCTGATACCATGTTGAAGATGGGGTTTCAGCAACAAGTCCTAGATATTTTGGAGCATGCATCACATGACCATCAGACCATTCTGGTGTCAGCTACCATCCCAGCTGGGATTGAGGCCTTCACAAAGCAGCTTCTGCAGGATCCAGTACGAATCACTGTTGGCGAGAAAAATCAGCCTTGCAGCAATGTGAGACAGATTGTACTGTGGGTGGAAGAACCTTCAAAGAAGAAAAAGCTCTTTGAAATATTGAAT GATTCCAAGCTTTTCCAGCCCCCTGTATTGGTGTTTGTGGATTGCCGCCTTGGTGCTGATCTGCTGAGCGATGCTATCTGTAAGATTACAGGTTTAGAATGTGTGGCAATGCACTCTGATAAATCTCAGATGGAACGAATGAAGATCCTGCAG GGTTTGCTCCAGGGAGAATATGATGTTGTGGTGAGCACTGGAGTGCTGGGGCGAGGGCTGGATCTGGTGAATGTCAAGTTGGTTGTGAACTTCGACATGCCACCAAGTATGGATGAGTATGTGCACCAG ATTGGCAGAGCAGGAAGACTTGGCCACAGAGGAACAGCAATAACATTAATCAACAGGAACAACCGCAGCCTCTTCTGGGACCTGGTGAAAAGAGTGCAGCCCACCGGCTCACTGCTGCCCCCACAACTGCTAAATTCCCCCTATCTACAAGAACAGAAGAAAGTTGATGAGAGAGGGCGGCGGGACAAAGAGAAAGTGGTAACAGGAGACCAAATTCTTGATCTCATCCGAAAACATGACAGGAGGAAATCTCAAAAATGA
- the ddx59.L gene encoding probable ATP-dependent RNA helicase DDX59 isoform X1, giving the protein MFLPRAVKRRLEGETSVGKRSALLKGQSPAPDSLAASQPEPPLLMPLSHPTQLDSYVASSAFTSLIPAVFTTAQSSLTSSLNPTPSLTPAPTSAPSLAPAPTSAPSLAPAPTSAPSLAPAPTSAPSLTPAPSSKLPIPLAPTSTQSFTPAPISPSPSVATSTPSISCAAKAASPSKSVKLPPLVTPTEDAEEEAVKSYSKSQRWPFPGDPLCVICGRYGEYICDQTDHDVCSLECKAMDILQASGAASTPLVFPDKATNSSPLLYSTAGPLSNSVVTSEISSCQNIEEDSSQLTTHNHAMPYTYREHEFISQLSPEQIDHLRQQLSLLVQGNEVCKPIMEFDHCQFPPVLSSNIKAAGYEVPTPIQMQMIPVGLMERDILASADTGSGKTAAFLLPAIIRCLEKKDSPAALILTPTRELAVQIEGQAKELMRGIPHMRTALLVGGMPLPPQIHRLKQGVQVIIATPGRLLEIINQDCVNLGDLKILIVDEADTMLKMGFQQQVLDILEHASHDHQTILVSATIPAGIEAFTKQLLQDPVRITVGEKNQPCSNVRQIVLWVEEPSKKKKLFEILNDSKLFQPPVLVFVDCRLGADLLSDAICKITGLECVAMHSDKSQMERMKILQGLLQGEYDVVVSTGVLGRGLDLVNVKLVVNFDMPPSMDEYVHQIGRAGRLGHRGTAITLINRNNRSLFWDLVKRVQPTGSLLPPQLLNSPYLQEQKKVDERGRRDKEKVVTGDQILDLIRKHDRRKSQK; this is encoded by the exons ATGTTCCTGCCCCGAGCTGTGAAACGACGGCTGGAAGGGGAGACATCTGTAGGGAAAAGATCCGCTCTGCTAAAGGGACAATCCCCTGCACCCGATTCTCTAGCTGCCTCTCAGCCCGAGCCACCCTTACTTATGCCTCTTTCTCATCCAACCCAACTGGACTCATATGTAGCTTCCTCTGCTTTCACGTCTCTGATACCCGCTGTTTTTACTACTGCCCAATCGTCACTCACCTCATCTCTCAACCCTACCCCATCTCTCACACCTGCACCCACTTCTGCTCCATCGCTCGCACCTGCACCCACTTCTGCTCCATCACTCGCACCTGCGCCCACTTCTGCTCCATCTCTCGCACCTGCGCCCACTTCTGCTCCATCTCTCACACCTGCACCCTCTTCTAAGCTACCCATTCCATTAGCACCCACATCTACCCAATCCTTCACACCTGCACCCATTTCTCCCTCACCATCTGTAGCCACCTCCACTCCATCCATATCTTGTGCTGCCAAGGCTGCTTCTCCCTCCAAATCTGTCAAACTCCCACCGTTAGTCACTCCTACAGAGGATGCTGAGGAAGAAGCAGTCAAGTCATACAGTAAAAGTCAACGCTGGCCGTTTCCTGGGGATCCATTGTGTGTTATCTGTGGAAGATACGGAGAGTATATATGTGATCAGACGGACCATGACGTGTGCAGCTTAGAGTGCAAAGCCATGGACATTTTGCAGGCTTCTGGGGCAGCCAGCACCCCACTTGTTTTCCCAGACAAGGCCACTAACTCATCACCTTTATTGTATTCAACTGCTGGCCCTTTGAGTAATTCAGTTGTCACCAGTGAAATATCCTCATGCCAAAATATTGAAGAAGATAGTTCACAACTGACAACACACAATCATGCAATGCCTTACACCTACAGGGAACATGAGTTCATCTCCCAGTTAAGCCCTGAGCAGATTGACCACCTGAGACAGCAGCTTAGCTTGTTAGTACAAGGGAATGAGGTGTGCAAGCCAATCATGGAGTTTGACCACTGTCAGTTTCCTCCTGTACTCAGCTCTAACATAAAGGCGGCAGGCTATGAAGTGCCTACTCCTATTCAGATGCAGATGATCCCAGTTGGGCTTATGGAAAGAGATATTTTGGCAAGTGCAGATACAGGTTCTGGCAAAACTGCAGCATTTCTGCTTCCAGCTATAATTCGATGCCTTGAGAAG AAGGATTCTCCAGCTGCACTGATTCTCACACCCACAAGAGAACTGGCTGTGCAGATAGAGGGACAGGCCAAAGAATTGATGCGTGGGATTCCTCACATGAGAACTGCTCTGCTTGTGGGTGGGATGCCTCTGCCACCTCAGATACACCGTCTTAAACAAGGTGTACAG GTTATAATAGCCACGCCGGGGAGACTTCTAGAAATTATTAACCAGGATTGTGTGAATCTTGGTGATTTAAAGATTCTGATTGTGGATGAG GCTGATACCATGTTGAAGATGGGGTTTCAGCAACAAGTCCTAGATATTTTGGAGCATGCATCACATGACCATCAGACCATTCTGGTGTCAGCTACCATCCCAGCTGGGATTGAGGCCTTCACAAAGCAGCTTCTGCAGGATCCAGTACGAATCACTGTTGGCGAGAAAAATCAGCCTTGCAGCAATGTGAGACAGATTGTACTGTGGGTGGAAGAACCTTCAAAGAAGAAAAAGCTCTTTGAAATATTGAAT GATTCCAAGCTTTTCCAGCCCCCTGTATTGGTGTTTGTGGATTGCCGCCTTGGTGCTGATCTGCTGAGCGATGCTATCTGTAAGATTACAGGTTTAGAATGTGTGGCAATGCACTCTGATAAATCTCAGATGGAACGAATGAAGATCCTGCAG GGTTTGCTCCAGGGAGAATATGATGTTGTGGTGAGCACTGGAGTGCTGGGGCGAGGGCTGGATCTGGTGAATGTCAAGTTGGTTGTGAACTTCGACATGCCACCAAGTATGGATGAGTATGTGCACCAG ATTGGCAGAGCAGGAAGACTTGGCCACAGAGGAACAGCAATAACATTAATCAACAGGAACAACCGCAGCCTCTTCTGGGACCTGGTGAAAAGAGTGCAGCCCACCGGCTCACTGCTGCCCCCACAACTGCTAAATTCCCCCTATCTACAAGAACAGAAGAAAGTTGATGAGAGAGGGCGGCGGGACAAAGAGAAAGTGGTAACAGGAGACCAAATTCTTGATCTCATCCGAAAACATGACAGGAGGAAATCTCAAAAATGA
- the wdr47.L gene encoding WD repeat-containing protein 47 isoform X1 has protein sequence MTAEETINVKEVEITKLILDFLNAKKLHISMLALEKESGVINGLYSDDMLFLRQLILDGQWDEVLQFIQPLECMEKFDKKRFRYIVLKQKFLEALCVNNAMSAEEDPNHLEFTMQEAVKCLHTLQEYCSSKEDYSKLCLLLTLPRLTNHAEFKDWNPSTARVHCFEEACAMVAEFIPADRKLSEAGFKASNNRLFQLIVKGILYECCVEFCQSKATGEEITESEVLLGIDLLCGNGCDDLDLSLLSWLQNLPPGVFSCAFEQKILNIHVDKLMKPSKAAYADLLTPLINKLSPYPSSPMRRPQSADAYMSRSLNPALDGLTCGLSGHDKRSAEPGSKTSPMSHSFANFHYPGVQNLSRSLMLESTDCHSIYEESSERSETPQEKETPNSSETICENASPENDQENAGENEEQNNKPERNELRESTEQFEEYYRQKLRYQQHLEQKEQQRQLYQQMLVEGGVNQAEEAEHPQNLTEQFLNRSIKKLGELNVGMEPLEEPIQPMNKLHNGPMESSITAPNGHSPLGTAVLQRGNQQPDGQSINTSTPRKLGSTSYIPFPEESPVFGSASSAKEQAQVEDSSGTGGRICSETDKKQKQQFVCLNTLEDTQAIRAVAFHPSGSLYAVGSNSKTLRVCAYPDVIDTSVANPPMQPTVRFKRNKHHKGSIYCVAWSPCGQLLATGSNDKYVKVLPFSAETCNATGPDLEFSMHDGTIRDLAFMEGPESGGAILISAGAGDCNIYTTDCQRGQGLHALSGHTGHILALYTWSGWMIASGSQDKTVRFWDLRVPSCVRVIGTTFHGTGSPVASVAVDPSGRLLATGQEDSSCMLYDIRGGRMVQSYHPHSSDVRSVRFSPGAHYLLTGSYDMKIKVTDLQGDLTKPLPIIEVGEHKDKVIQCRWHTQDLSFLSSSADRTVSLWTYNV, from the exons ATGACAGCTGAGGAAACGATTAATGTGAAAGAGGTGGAGATTACGAAGTTAATTTTAGACTTCTTGAATGCCAAAAAGCTGCACATTAGCATGCTTGCTCTTGAAAAAGAGAGTGGGGTGATAAATGGACTGTATTCTGATGACATGCTGTTTCTCAG GCAGCTGATCTTGGATGGACAATGGGACGAGGTCCTTCAATTTATCCAGCCTCTGGAATGTATGGAGAAGTTTGACAAAAAAAG GTTTCGTTATATTGTTCTGAAACAGAAATTTTTGGAGGCACTTTGTGTCAACAATGCAATGTCAGCAGAGGAGGATCCAAACCAT CTTGAATTTACAATGCAGGAAGCTGTTAAGTGCCTGCACACACTGCAAGAATATTGTTCGTCTAAGGAGGATTACAGCAAGTTGTGTCTACTCCTCACCCTTCCGCGGCTCACTAATCATGCAGAATTCAAAGACTGGAACCCAAGCACAGCTCGTGTACACTGTTTTGAGGAGGCATGTGCAATGGTGGCAGAATTCATTCCTGCTGATCGCAAGCTGAGTGAAGCTGGATTTAAAGCTAGTAATAACAGACTGTTCCAGCTTATCGTGAAAGGAATTCTGTATGAGTGCTGTGTGGAGTTTTGCCAGAGCAAGGCAACTGGGGAAGAAATCACTGAGAGTGAGGTACTGTTGGGGATAGATCTTTTATGTGGCAATGGCTGTGATGATCTAGACTTGAGTCTCCTCTCTTGGCTGCAGAATTTACCCCCTGGCGTTTTCTCCTGTGCTTTTGAGCAGAAGATACTGAACATCCATGTAGATAAGCTAATGAAGCCTAGTAAAGCTGCATATGCAGATCTCCTCACTCCTCTCATCAACAAGCTCTCCCCATATCCTTCATCACCCATGAGGCGCCCCCAGTCAGCCGATGCTTACATGTCTCGCTCTTTAAACCCAGCTCTGGATGGCCTGACATGCGGACTGAGTGGCCACGACAAAAGATCAGCAGAACCAGGAAGCAAGACGTCCCCCATGTCCCACTCCTTTGCAAATTTTCACTATCCCGGTGTGCAGAACCTCAGCCGTAGCCTCATGCTAGAGAGCACTGACTGTCACAGTATATATGAAGAATCATCAGAGAG GAGTGAAACGCCTCAAGAAAAGGAAACCCCAAACAGTAGTGAGACCATTTGTGAGAATGCCTCTCCAGAAAATGACCAAGAGAATGCTGGTGAAAATGAAGAGCAAAACAATAAACCAGAGAGAAATGAG CTTCGAGAATCCACAGAGCAGTTTGAGGAATACTATCGTCAGAAATTACGCTACCAGCAGCACCTGGAACAGAAGGAACAACAGAGGCAGCTTTACCAACAAATGCTTGTTGAGGGAGGTGTAAACCAGGCTGAAGAGGCAGAACATCCACAGAATCTTACTGAGCAATTTCTCAACAG GTCCATCAAAAAGTTGGGAGAACTGAATGTGGGGATGGAGCCCCTTGAGGAACCTATTCAACCTATGAACAAACTACATAATGGCCCTATGGAAAGCAGCATTACAGCCCCTAATGGTCACTCCCCACTGGGTACAGCTGTGCTACAGAGGGGCAATCAGCAACCTGATGGTCAGAGCATCAATACCAGCACACCTCGCAAACTAGGATCCACTAGCTACATTCCTTTTCCAGAGGAGTCTCCAGTGTTTGGAAGTGCAAG CAGTGCAAAAGAACAGGCACAAGTAGAAGATTCTTCAGGCACTGGAGGCAGAATATGTTCAGAG ACTGACAAGAAGCAGAAGCAACAGTTTGTATGCCTAAACACCCTGGAGGACACCCAGGCTATTCGCGCTGTAGCCTTCCATCCTAGCGGTTCTCTGTATGCTGTGGGGTCCAACTCCAAAACACTGAGAGTCTGTGCATACCCTGATGTGATTGACACTAG tgttgcaAACCCTCCCATGCAGCCAACGGTTCGGTTTAAGAGGAACAAGCACCACAAGGGCTCCATTTACTGTGTGGCTTGGAGCCCTTGTGGGCAGCTGTTGGCCACAGGCTCTAATGATAAATACGTCAAAGTGTTGCCTTTCAGTGCTGAGACCTGCAATGCAACAG GTCCAGATCTGGAGTTCAGCATGCATGATGGTACTATAAGGGATCTGGCTTTTATGGAAGGACCAGAGAGTGGTGGGGCCATATTAATCAGCGCAGGTGCTGGAGACTGTAACATATACACTACAGACTGTCAGCGTGGGCAAGGCCTTCATGCGCTCAGTGGGCATACAG GGCATATCCTGGCACTTTACACATGGAGCGGCTGGATGATTGCATCTGGATCCCAGGACAAAACAGTGCGGTTTTGGGACTTACGAGTACCCAGCTGTGTGCGAGTTATTGGAACAACTTTCCATGGCACTG GCAGTCCGGTGGCCTCGGTAGCCGTTGATCCTAGTGGGAGACTCCTTGCCACAGGACAAGAAGATTCTAGCTGCATGCTGTATGATATCAGAGGAGGCCGCATGGTGCAGAGCTATCACCCACACTCCAGTGATGTTCGCTCTGTTCGCTTTTCACCTGGAGCTCATTACCTTCTCACTGGTTCCTATGATATGAAGATCAAAGTAACAGACTTACAAG GTGACCTTACAAAGCCGCTTCCCATCATTGAAGTAGGTGAGCATAAGGACAAGGTGATCCAGTGCCGATGGCATACACAAGACCTCTCCTTCCTCTCTTCTTCCGCTGACAGAACTGTATCACTGTGGACTTACAATGTGTAG
- the wdr47.L gene encoding WD repeat-containing protein 47 isoform X2, whose amino-acid sequence MTAEETINVKEVEITKLILDFLNAKKLHISMLALEKESGVINGLYSDDMLFLRQLILDGQWDEVLQFIQPLECMEKFDKKRFRYIVLKQKFLEALCVNNAMSAEEDPNHLEFTMQEAVKCLHTLQEYCSSKEDYSKLCLLLTLPRLTNHAEFKDWNPSTARVHCFEEACAMVAEFIPADRKLSEAGFKASNNRLFQLIVKGILYECCVEFCQSKATGEEITESEVLLGIDLLCGNGCDDLDLSLLSWLQNLPPGVFSCAFEQKILNIHVDKLMKPSKAAYADLLTPLINKLSPYPSSPMRRPQSADAYMSRSLNPALDGLTCGLSGHDKRSAEPGSKTSPMSHSFANFHYPGVQNLSRSLMLESTDCHSIYEESSERSETPQEKETPNSSETICENASPENDQENAGENEEQNNKPERNELRESTEQFEEYYRQKLRYQQHLEQKEQQRQLYQQMLVEGGVNQAEEAEHPQNLTEQFLNRSIKKLGELNVGMEPLEEPIQPMNKLHNGPMESSITAPNGHSPLGTAVLQRGNQQPDGQSINTSTPRKLGSTSYIPFPEESPVFGSASAKEQAQVEDSSGTGGRICSETDKKQKQQFVCLNTLEDTQAIRAVAFHPSGSLYAVGSNSKTLRVCAYPDVIDTSVANPPMQPTVRFKRNKHHKGSIYCVAWSPCGQLLATGSNDKYVKVLPFSAETCNATGPDLEFSMHDGTIRDLAFMEGPESGGAILISAGAGDCNIYTTDCQRGQGLHALSGHTGHILALYTWSGWMIASGSQDKTVRFWDLRVPSCVRVIGTTFHGTGSPVASVAVDPSGRLLATGQEDSSCMLYDIRGGRMVQSYHPHSSDVRSVRFSPGAHYLLTGSYDMKIKVTDLQGDLTKPLPIIEVGEHKDKVIQCRWHTQDLSFLSSSADRTVSLWTYNV is encoded by the exons ATGACAGCTGAGGAAACGATTAATGTGAAAGAGGTGGAGATTACGAAGTTAATTTTAGACTTCTTGAATGCCAAAAAGCTGCACATTAGCATGCTTGCTCTTGAAAAAGAGAGTGGGGTGATAAATGGACTGTATTCTGATGACATGCTGTTTCTCAG GCAGCTGATCTTGGATGGACAATGGGACGAGGTCCTTCAATTTATCCAGCCTCTGGAATGTATGGAGAAGTTTGACAAAAAAAG GTTTCGTTATATTGTTCTGAAACAGAAATTTTTGGAGGCACTTTGTGTCAACAATGCAATGTCAGCAGAGGAGGATCCAAACCAT CTTGAATTTACAATGCAGGAAGCTGTTAAGTGCCTGCACACACTGCAAGAATATTGTTCGTCTAAGGAGGATTACAGCAAGTTGTGTCTACTCCTCACCCTTCCGCGGCTCACTAATCATGCAGAATTCAAAGACTGGAACCCAAGCACAGCTCGTGTACACTGTTTTGAGGAGGCATGTGCAATGGTGGCAGAATTCATTCCTGCTGATCGCAAGCTGAGTGAAGCTGGATTTAAAGCTAGTAATAACAGACTGTTCCAGCTTATCGTGAAAGGAATTCTGTATGAGTGCTGTGTGGAGTTTTGCCAGAGCAAGGCAACTGGGGAAGAAATCACTGAGAGTGAGGTACTGTTGGGGATAGATCTTTTATGTGGCAATGGCTGTGATGATCTAGACTTGAGTCTCCTCTCTTGGCTGCAGAATTTACCCCCTGGCGTTTTCTCCTGTGCTTTTGAGCAGAAGATACTGAACATCCATGTAGATAAGCTAATGAAGCCTAGTAAAGCTGCATATGCAGATCTCCTCACTCCTCTCATCAACAAGCTCTCCCCATATCCTTCATCACCCATGAGGCGCCCCCAGTCAGCCGATGCTTACATGTCTCGCTCTTTAAACCCAGCTCTGGATGGCCTGACATGCGGACTGAGTGGCCACGACAAAAGATCAGCAGAACCAGGAAGCAAGACGTCCCCCATGTCCCACTCCTTTGCAAATTTTCACTATCCCGGTGTGCAGAACCTCAGCCGTAGCCTCATGCTAGAGAGCACTGACTGTCACAGTATATATGAAGAATCATCAGAGAG GAGTGAAACGCCTCAAGAAAAGGAAACCCCAAACAGTAGTGAGACCATTTGTGAGAATGCCTCTCCAGAAAATGACCAAGAGAATGCTGGTGAAAATGAAGAGCAAAACAATAAACCAGAGAGAAATGAG CTTCGAGAATCCACAGAGCAGTTTGAGGAATACTATCGTCAGAAATTACGCTACCAGCAGCACCTGGAACAGAAGGAACAACAGAGGCAGCTTTACCAACAAATGCTTGTTGAGGGAGGTGTAAACCAGGCTGAAGAGGCAGAACATCCACAGAATCTTACTGAGCAATTTCTCAACAG GTCCATCAAAAAGTTGGGAGAACTGAATGTGGGGATGGAGCCCCTTGAGGAACCTATTCAACCTATGAACAAACTACATAATGGCCCTATGGAAAGCAGCATTACAGCCCCTAATGGTCACTCCCCACTGGGTACAGCTGTGCTACAGAGGGGCAATCAGCAACCTGATGGTCAGAGCATCAATACCAGCACACCTCGCAAACTAGGATCCACTAGCTACATTCCTTTTCCAGAGGAGTCTCCAGTGTTTGGAAGTGCAAG TGCAAAAGAACAGGCACAAGTAGAAGATTCTTCAGGCACTGGAGGCAGAATATGTTCAGAG ACTGACAAGAAGCAGAAGCAACAGTTTGTATGCCTAAACACCCTGGAGGACACCCAGGCTATTCGCGCTGTAGCCTTCCATCCTAGCGGTTCTCTGTATGCTGTGGGGTCCAACTCCAAAACACTGAGAGTCTGTGCATACCCTGATGTGATTGACACTAG tgttgcaAACCCTCCCATGCAGCCAACGGTTCGGTTTAAGAGGAACAAGCACCACAAGGGCTCCATTTACTGTGTGGCTTGGAGCCCTTGTGGGCAGCTGTTGGCCACAGGCTCTAATGATAAATACGTCAAAGTGTTGCCTTTCAGTGCTGAGACCTGCAATGCAACAG GTCCAGATCTGGAGTTCAGCATGCATGATGGTACTATAAGGGATCTGGCTTTTATGGAAGGACCAGAGAGTGGTGGGGCCATATTAATCAGCGCAGGTGCTGGAGACTGTAACATATACACTACAGACTGTCAGCGTGGGCAAGGCCTTCATGCGCTCAGTGGGCATACAG GGCATATCCTGGCACTTTACACATGGAGCGGCTGGATGATTGCATCTGGATCCCAGGACAAAACAGTGCGGTTTTGGGACTTACGAGTACCCAGCTGTGTGCGAGTTATTGGAACAACTTTCCATGGCACTG GCAGTCCGGTGGCCTCGGTAGCCGTTGATCCTAGTGGGAGACTCCTTGCCACAGGACAAGAAGATTCTAGCTGCATGCTGTATGATATCAGAGGAGGCCGCATGGTGCAGAGCTATCACCCACACTCCAGTGATGTTCGCTCTGTTCGCTTTTCACCTGGAGCTCATTACCTTCTCACTGGTTCCTATGATATGAAGATCAAAGTAACAGACTTACAAG GTGACCTTACAAAGCCGCTTCCCATCATTGAAGTAGGTGAGCATAAGGACAAGGTGATCCAGTGCCGATGGCATACACAAGACCTCTCCTTCCTCTCTTCTTCCGCTGACAGAACTGTATCACTGTGGACTTACAATGTGTAG